From Scytonema millei VB511283, the proteins below share one genomic window:
- a CDS encoding sulfurtransferase: MKPLISPEELATLVQQEPIAIVDTRASEEYAIAHVPGAVNIREIFTYLAASTPEGLNSLHAEFAKLLGAAGISGREKIVIYEEAMNKGFGQSCRGYFLLKYFGCQQVSVLHGGYQAWLKMGLPTTAEVPTPEPTTFVMDIDPAIMVTTEQMLQSLDDPAIIKLDVRDRDEWMGDSSSPYGVDFCPRKGRIPGAVWIEWYDFMVPNAEIPTFRSKEEILAMCEKVGITPESTVYVYCFKGSRASNTLIALQEAGIKNVRNYFASWNEWSRDPSLPIETGKPVISYQLTVNS; the protein is encoded by the coding sequence ATGAAACCGCTGATTTCCCCAGAAGAACTTGCGACTTTAGTGCAGCAGGAGCCAATAGCGATCGTTGACACTCGCGCTTCAGAAGAGTACGCAATTGCCCATGTTCCTGGTGCAGTCAATATTCGCGAGATTTTTACTTATTTAGCTGCCTCTACACCCGAAGGATTGAATAGCCTGCACGCGGAATTTGCCAAACTTTTAGGCGCAGCTGGTATTTCAGGTAGAGAAAAGATTGTCATCTACGAAGAGGCAATGAATAAAGGCTTTGGACAATCTTGTCGAGGATACTTTCTGCTGAAGTATTTTGGTTGTCAGCAAGTATCTGTATTGCATGGCGGTTATCAAGCTTGGTTAAAGATGGGGTTGCCGACAACTGCTGAAGTTCCTACACCAGAACCAACAACGTTTGTGATGGACATCGATCCGGCAATTATGGTGACTACAGAACAGATGTTGCAATCTTTGGACGACCCAGCCATTATCAAGTTAGACGTGCGCGATCGTGATGAGTGGATGGGTGACAGTTCTTCTCCCTATGGTGTAGATTTCTGCCCCCGCAAAGGTAGGATTCCCGGTGCGGTTTGGATTGAGTGGTATGACTTCATGGTTCCCAACGCTGAAATTCCTACATTTCGTTCTAAAGAAGAAATTTTAGCGATGTGCGAGAAGGTGGGCATTACTCCAGAGTCAACGGTATATGTCTACTGTTTTAAAGGTTCTCGCGCCTCCAACACCTTAATTGCCCTTCAAGAAGCGGGAATTAAAAACGTGAGAAACTATTTTGCTTCTTGGAATGAATGGTCTCGCGATCCATCTTTGCCAATTGAGACAGGCAAACCAGTTATCAGTTATCAGTTAACAGTTAACAGTTAA
- the ppk1 gene encoding polyphosphate kinase 1: MPRTKKTTTTKEIATEIHLTDPQYYFNRELSWLEFNNRVLHEACDPRSPLLERLKFLAIFSSNLDEFFMVRVAALRQQLAAKVSKLSPDGRTPEEQLEAIAQRLRPLVSQQHRHFEQVLRPALAREGIYILDYMDLNQEQRTYLEHYFDEQIFPVLTPLAVDPSHPFPHISNLSLNLAVVMKNPVTEEELFARVKVPKVLPRFLPLPEELRVQHHDKPAHWTGVPLEQAIAHNLESLFPGMNILEYHLFRITRDADIELEEDEADDLLLAIEQELRKRRIGGSTVRLEIQSQMPDLVRNRLLRELDLEERAVYEIDGILGLGDLMSFMALPLPELKDPPWKSVVPPRLQRLSPALADTEEGTDFFSLIREKDALVHHPYHSFSSTVLRFISSAAHDPDVLAIKMTLYRTSGDSPILNALIAAAENGKQVAVLMELKARFDEENNIYWARRLEKAGVHVVYGVVGLKTHSKIVMVVRRETDRIRRYVHIGTGNYNPKTARIYTDMGLFSCREELGADLTDLFNYLTGYSRQQSYRKLLVAPVNLRDRMVALIQREIECCRNGGTGRIVAKMNALVDPQIIATLYEASRAGVQIDLIIRGMCCLLPGLKEVSENIRVISIVGRFLEHSRIFYFHNNGEEEIYIGSADWMPRNLDRRVEAVTPIDDRHLAKDLQEILGVMLADNRQAWDLQPDGHYIQRRPAANTPQSSSQKIFMEMALNPGTTSEQ; this comes from the coding sequence ATGCCTAGAACTAAAAAAACAACCACTACAAAAGAAATTGCTACTGAAATTCATCTCACAGATCCGCAGTACTACTTCAACCGCGAGTTAAGCTGGTTGGAGTTTAATAATAGAGTTTTACATGAAGCTTGCGACCCACGATCGCCTTTACTAGAACGATTGAAGTTCTTGGCAATCTTCAGCTCTAACTTAGACGAATTCTTTATGGTGCGGGTAGCAGCTTTACGCCAGCAACTAGCTGCTAAAGTCAGCAAACTCAGTCCTGACGGACGCACCCCAGAAGAACAGCTAGAAGCAATTGCTCAACGCCTGCGTCCCTTGGTATCGCAACAACACCGCCATTTCGAGCAAGTCCTCAGACCTGCCTTAGCCCGAGAGGGAATCTATATTTTAGATTACATGGACTTGAACCAGGAACAGCGGACGTACCTGGAACATTACTTTGACGAACAAATATTTCCCGTCCTCACCCCTCTAGCTGTAGATCCGAGTCACCCCTTTCCCCACATTTCCAACCTCAGCTTGAATTTAGCCGTGGTGATGAAAAATCCAGTGACGGAAGAAGAATTATTTGCACGGGTGAAAGTGCCAAAAGTCTTACCGCGATTTTTGCCGCTTCCAGAAGAACTGCGGGTACAACACCATGACAAACCCGCGCATTGGACGGGAGTACCTCTAGAACAAGCGATCGCCCATAACTTAGAATCCTTGTTTCCAGGGATGAATATTTTAGAATATCACCTGTTTCGGATTACCCGCGACGCTGACATAGAACTGGAAGAGGACGAAGCCGACGATTTATTATTGGCGATCGAACAAGAACTGCGCAAGCGCCGTATTGGTGGATCGACAGTCCGACTGGAAATTCAGTCTCAAATGCCAGACTTGGTACGTAATAGACTGTTACGAGAACTCGATTTAGAAGAAAGAGCAGTTTACGAAATTGATGGCATATTGGGACTAGGAGATTTAATGTCATTTATGGCATTACCGCTACCAGAACTGAAAGATCCGCCTTGGAAATCCGTCGTTCCTCCACGCTTGCAACGCCTCAGTCCTGCTTTAGCAGATACCGAAGAAGGAACCGATTTTTTCAGCCTGATTCGAGAAAAGGATGCTTTAGTTCATCACCCATATCATTCTTTTTCCTCCACCGTACTGCGGTTTATTAGTAGTGCCGCTCACGACCCGGATGTTTTAGCGATTAAAATGACGCTGTATCGCACCTCTGGCGATTCCCCTATTCTTAACGCTTTGATCGCCGCCGCTGAAAACGGTAAACAAGTTGCAGTTTTAATGGAACTCAAAGCGCGGTTTGACGAAGAGAATAACATTTACTGGGCGCGACGGTTAGAAAAAGCTGGAGTTCACGTAGTCTATGGCGTTGTCGGATTGAAAACTCACTCGAAAATCGTTATGGTCGTGCGGCGGGAAACAGATCGCATCCGACGTTACGTCCATATCGGCACGGGTAACTATAATCCCAAAACAGCCAGAATTTATACTGATATGGGACTGTTTAGCTGTCGGGAGGAATTGGGAGCCGATCTGACAGACTTATTTAATTACTTAACTGGATATTCGCGCCAACAATCATATCGCAAGCTATTGGTTGCACCAGTTAATTTGCGCGATCGCATGGTGGCTTTAATTCAGCGCGAAATCGAGTGCTGTAGAAATGGTGGTACTGGTCGGATCGTAGCGAAGATGAATGCTTTGGTCGATCCGCAAATTATTGCTACCCTCTACGAAGCCTCTCGCGCTGGCGTGCAAATCGATTTAATTATTCGAGGAATGTGCTGTTTGCTACCTGGACTTAAGGAAGTAAGCGAGAATATTCGTGTTATAAGTATCGTTGGGCGCTTTTTAGAACACTCCCGTATTTTCTATTTCCACAACAATGGGGAAGAAGAGATTTATATCGGCAGTGCTGATTGGATGCCACGCAATCTCGATCGCAGGGTTGAGGCTGTCACCCCAATTGACGATCGCCATCTTGCCAAAGATTTACAAGAAATTCTCGGAGTCATGCTTGCCGATAATCGCCAAGCTTGGGACTTACAGCCTGACGGACATTACATTCAGCGCCGTCCTGCCGCTAATACTCCCCAATCGAGTTCTCAGAAAATATTTATGGAAATGGCTCTCAACCCAGGAACAACAAGCGAGCAGTGA
- the nfi gene encoding deoxyribonuclease V (cleaves DNA at apurinic or apyrimidinic sites) encodes MKINQRHTWALTTAEAIAIQEKLRGEIITTDRIQTPVRYVAGVDMGFEANGTISRAAVAVLSFPSLQLQETAIARRPTSFPYIPGFLSFREVPAVLDALEKINITPDIILCDGQGIAHPRRFGIACHLGLIVDIPTIGVAKSLLIGKHQEVPAARGSWQLLTDKGETIGAVLRTRTGTKPLYISSGHRVSLMTAIDYVLQCTPKYRLPETTRIADKLASAKQ; translated from the coding sequence ATGAAAATTAACCAACGCCATACTTGGGCTTTAACTACAGCAGAAGCGATCGCAATTCAAGAAAAATTACGAGGTGAAATTATTACTACAGATCGCATTCAGACCCCGGTACGGTATGTTGCAGGCGTAGATATGGGTTTTGAGGCAAATGGTACGATAAGTCGAGCTGCGGTTGCCGTGCTGAGCTTTCCGAGTTTGCAACTGCAAGAAACAGCGATCGCGCGTCGTCCGACAAGTTTTCCCTATATCCCAGGATTCTTATCATTTCGGGAAGTTCCTGCCGTTCTTGATGCCTTGGAAAAAATTAACATTACACCAGACATTATCTTGTGTGACGGTCAAGGAATTGCCCATCCACGCCGATTCGGGATCGCTTGTCATTTAGGGCTAATTGTGGATATACCAACTATAGGCGTAGCCAAGTCTTTACTGATTGGCAAACATCAAGAAGTCCCAGCAGCACGAGGTAGTTGGCAACTATTAACTGATAAAGGAGAAACTATTGGTGCAGTGCTTAGAACCAGAACTGGGACAAAACCACTATATATTTCTAGCGGGCATCGAGTCAGCTTAATGACTGCGATCGATTATGTTTTGCAATGTACGCCAAAATATCGTCTGCCAGAAACTACCCGCATTGCCGACAAATTAGCCTCGGCAAAGCAGTAA
- a CDS encoding gamma-glutamylcyclotransferase: protein MFYYFAYGSCMCPVDLKRSLGEKTHIYAIGPATLKGYRLGFYSYSPLRNSGVLDVVPDETASVEGVLYMLPKRLSQALDRREGVSENWYRHERISVHSRERIYKGVRTYVVVNKLTTEMPPNDWYFDVVLRGAVTCGLSEQYCWQLFNRMYQLQRQLVINN, encoded by the coding sequence ATGTTTTACTATTTTGCTTACGGCTCTTGTATGTGTCCGGTAGATTTAAAGCGATCGCTCGGTGAAAAAACTCACATATATGCGATCGGTCCTGCGACTCTCAAAGGTTACAGGTTGGGCTTTTATTCTTACTCTCCGTTGCGAAACTCTGGTGTATTGGATGTCGTCCCCGATGAAACAGCCAGTGTAGAAGGGGTATTGTACATGCTACCAAAGCGCCTCAGCCAAGCCCTCGATCGCCGTGAGGGAGTCTCCGAAAATTGGTATCGTCACGAAAGAATCAGCGTCCACAGCCGAGAACGTATCTACAAAGGCGTGAGGACATACGTTGTCGTGAATAAACTAACAACAGAAATGCCCCCGAACGACTGGTATTTTGATGTAGTTCTCAGAGGTGCAGTGACCTGCGGCTTATCAGAACAGTATTGCTGGCAATTATTCAACCGTATGTACCAACTGCAAAGGCAATTGGTAATTAATAATTAA
- a CDS encoding sensor histidine kinase, whose translation MKLLSYFGWQRTTNELSHPASRRMPMQLVLAVPFMLHIMATVGLVGYFSFKNGQQAVDRLADRLIDKAGDRIQDRLSAYFAIPKQINQINLDAVELGLLDLKDFERTGHYFWKQMQVFNVGYINYANIQGEFIGVERLNNGHLLINETLKTAPSRQSIYTTDNRGNRQSLKKIIGHIEPVQQEGWYADAAKAGKPVWSSIYQWRDKPEVLSISSSYPVRDRQQKFIGVIGVDLILSQISDYLHELPVSSSEQIFIIEQNGLLVASSSSDRPFAIVDRQARRIHAVDSSDPVIKQTTEFLLKKFNNLNGIQTEQHFELKIKGVRQFVCIKPWKDNYGLNWLIAIVLPESDFMQDIHDNNRTTAVLCLTALIITTALSTLTSRWITIPIRRLSRASQVLAQQAAIGEFTHTNLNRQSVENIDELAVLSDSFNRMAAQLQISFTEITTKNLEVEQALVKEKELSELKSRFVSMTFHEFRTPLTAILSSAELLEDYGAIWHEEKKRHHLQRIQTQVKHMTSLLNDVLVMGKAEAGKLECQVTPIDLFQWCRSLVEEVQLITKTHEIVFHSQGKAEIVRLDEKLLRHILTNLLSNAIKYSPSATEVNFDLIWEPNQIIFQVRDRGIGIPASDRENLFDSFHRATNVGNIAGTGLGLAIVKKAVETHQGEIWFETQVGMGTKFIVAIPLVS comes from the coding sequence ATGAAACTGCTTTCATACTTTGGGTGGCAGAGAACCACAAACGAACTATCTCATCCAGCATCTAGAAGAATGCCTATGCAGTTAGTATTGGCAGTGCCGTTTATGCTGCATATTATGGCAACAGTTGGATTAGTTGGCTATTTTTCTTTCAAAAACGGTCAGCAAGCAGTCGATCGCCTTGCCGATCGCTTAATAGATAAAGCTGGCGATCGCATTCAAGATCGTCTCTCTGCTTACTTTGCAATTCCCAAACAAATTAATCAAATCAATTTAGATGCAGTTGAATTAGGTTTGCTCGATTTAAAAGACTTCGAGCGCACCGGACATTACTTCTGGAAACAAATGCAGGTATTCAATGTTGGTTATATTAACTATGCCAACATCCAAGGTGAATTTATTGGTGTGGAACGTCTCAATAACGGTCATTTACTCATCAATGAAACTCTGAAAACAGCACCTAGTCGCCAATCTATTTACACCACAGACAATCGAGGAAATCGCCAAAGTTTAAAGAAAATTATTGGTCATATTGAACCAGTGCAACAGGAGGGTTGGTATGCTGATGCAGCCAAAGCAGGTAAACCCGTGTGGAGTTCGATTTATCAATGGCGAGATAAACCCGAAGTTTTATCAATTTCTTCTAGCTATCCCGTACGCGATCGCCAACAGAAATTTATTGGCGTGATTGGAGTCGATCTGATTCTGTCACAAATTAGCGATTATTTACATGAATTGCCAGTCAGTTCGTCGGAACAAATTTTCATTATCGAACAGAATGGTTTATTAGTAGCTAGTTCTAGTTCCGATCGACCGTTTGCGATCGTCGATCGCCAAGCACGAAGAATACATGCAGTCGATAGTTCCGATCCAGTAATCAAACAAACTACAGAGTTTTTGCTCAAAAAATTCAACAATCTAAACGGAATTCAAACCGAACAACATTTCGAGCTAAAAATTAAAGGAGTGCGGCAATTTGTTTGCATTAAACCTTGGAAAGATAACTATGGCTTGAATTGGTTAATAGCGATCGTCTTGCCTGAATCAGATTTCATGCAAGACATTCACGATAATAACCGCACGACAGCCGTGTTATGTTTGACAGCTTTAATTATCACAACTGCATTGAGTACGCTTACATCTCGCTGGATTACAATTCCAATTCGACGCTTAAGTCGAGCCAGTCAGGTATTAGCGCAACAAGCTGCGATCGGAGAGTTTACGCATACTAATTTGAACCGTCAATCTGTAGAAAACATTGACGAACTAGCTGTACTCTCTGACTCATTTAATCGAATGGCAGCTCAATTACAAATATCTTTTACTGAAATTACTACGAAAAATTTAGAAGTCGAGCAAGCTTTGGTGAAAGAAAAAGAGCTGAGCGAACTTAAATCTCGTTTCGTCAGCATGACTTTTCACGAATTTCGCACCCCTTTAACGGCAATTTTATCCTCTGCCGAACTACTCGAAGACTACGGTGCAATTTGGCACGAAGAGAAAAAGCGCCATCATTTACAGCGAATTCAAACTCAGGTTAAGCACATGACATCTCTATTAAATGACGTGCTAGTGATGGGTAAAGCCGAAGCGGGAAAACTCGAATGTCAAGTCACTCCAATAGATTTATTTCAGTGGTGTCGGAGTTTGGTTGAAGAAGTTCAACTCATAACAAAAACCCATGAAATTGTATTTCATTCTCAAGGAAAAGCAGAAATCGTACGGCTAGATGAAAAACTATTGCGACACATTTTAACTAATTTACTATCCAATGCAATTAAATATTCTCCAAGTGCAACTGAAGTTAATTTTGATTTGATCTGGGAGCCAAACCAAATTATCTTTCAAGTTCGCGATCGAGGCATTGGCATTCCTGCCTCAGACCGGGAGAATTTATTTGACTCGTTTCATCGTGCTACAAATGTAGGCAATATTGCGGGAACGGGTTTAGGATTAGCAATTGTAAAAAAAGCTGTCGAAACTCACCAGGGAGAAATTTGGTTTGAAACTCAAGTTGGTATGGGAACTAAATTTATTGTTGCGATTCCTCTGGTCAGTTAA
- a CDS encoding response regulator transcription factor: protein MLMLSCEPSIVRVLVVDDHELTRLTLKLAIAHQENLELVGLASNGKEAIEMTQRFHPDAVVLDLQMPVMDGWSAAAKIKDMQPETQIIAYSSVEDPKLHDRQAIACFDAVCRKDIATPELMNIIKELKQQQEINRS from the coding sequence ATGCTGATGTTATCTTGCGAACCTTCCATTGTCAGAGTCTTGGTTGTAGACGATCACGAACTTACTCGTCTCACTCTGAAGCTAGCGATCGCTCACCAGGAAAATTTAGAACTAGTAGGATTAGCCAGTAACGGCAAAGAAGCTATAGAAATGACGCAGCGCTTTCATCCAGATGCGGTTGTGCTTGACTTGCAAATGCCAGTTATGGATGGTTGGAGTGCCGCTGCCAAGATTAAAGATATGCAGCCAGAGACTCAAATTATTGCCTATTCTTCTGTAGAAGATCCAAAACTTCACGATCGTCAAGCAATTGCCTGCTTTGATGCAGTTTGTAGGAAAGATATTGCCACTCCAGAATTGATGAATATTATTAAAGAATTAAAACAACAACAAGAAATAAATCGCTCGTAA
- a CDS encoding cation:proton antiporter translates to MHAVILVLIEVLIVIALSRIVGMGCRWIKQPLVIGEIVAGIMLGPSLFGLIAPDLAAALFPSETLPYLNVLSQIGLIFFMFLIGLELNPKYLSGQLDIAILTSHVSILVPFSLGTLSAIILYPLVSDGSVSFTAFALFLGAAMSITAFPVLARIITENNLQRSRLGTLALTCAAVDDVTAWCVLAVAIAVAKEGDFVKAIPTIIAAIVYIGLMVTAGRWCLRYIAKLFHRTGRLTQFLLACIYMGVVISALITEVIGIHLIFGAFLVGAVMPKDHDLVREIAQKTEDFVLIFLLPVFFAYSGIRTQIGLLNRPELWLLCLLVLVVAIAGKYIGTYVAARVSGIDKREASALGWLMNTRGLTELIVLNIGLSLGVISPLLFTMLVIMALVTTFMTSPLLEWTYPKRLIKLDLVEPEPQQAGDIEPVTPAYRILVPVANPSTQQGLLQLAAAIAGGQSSAAIVHPLSLIEIEEDYAFQSTPEAADRLIQERYQQLEESIQTLEPPSIRSLIHPIVRVSNDVARATTEIAKLDSVSLIVVGWHRPAFSNNRLGGRVGQILSLAPVDVAVYIDRGKQNLESLLVPYIGNIHDDLALVMALRLLANCDTASLSVLQATPATPATSEFSYELRNVMQQLPQKMRDRISIIQPKETSEPILAVVEASAHVDLTIVGMSRAWGIERQTLGRYTDELAIQCQSSLLIARRHSQVSSHLDVISYQ, encoded by the coding sequence ATGCACGCAGTTATTCTCGTTTTAATTGAAGTGCTGATCGTCATAGCACTCTCGCGGATTGTGGGAATGGGATGTCGCTGGATCAAGCAACCATTAGTCATTGGTGAAATCGTTGCGGGAATTATGCTTGGTCCCTCGCTATTTGGTTTAATTGCCCCAGATCTTGCCGCAGCATTGTTTCCATCTGAAACGCTTCCTTACCTAAACGTGCTGTCTCAGATCGGACTGATCTTTTTCATGTTTTTAATTGGCTTAGAGCTAAATCCTAAATACTTGAGCGGACAGTTAGATATAGCGATCCTTACTTCTCACGTCAGTATTTTAGTGCCTTTTTCTTTGGGGACGCTCTCAGCCATAATTCTTTATCCCTTAGTATCTGATGGGAGTGTTTCCTTCACTGCCTTTGCCCTGTTTCTGGGCGCAGCAATGTCAATTACGGCATTTCCAGTCTTAGCGCGGATTATTACCGAGAATAACTTGCAGCGATCGCGCTTGGGTACGTTAGCGCTAACGTGTGCGGCAGTGGATGATGTCACGGCTTGGTGCGTTTTGGCAGTGGCGATCGCAGTCGCAAAAGAGGGTGATTTTGTCAAGGCTATTCCGACAATTATCGCGGCGATCGTCTACATAGGCTTGATGGTGACAGCAGGGCGCTGGTGTTTACGGTATATTGCCAAACTGTTTCATCGTACCGGACGTTTGACGCAATTTCTCTTAGCTTGCATTTACATGGGGGTGGTGATCTCTGCTTTAATTACCGAAGTCATTGGCATTCACTTGATTTTTGGGGCGTTCTTAGTCGGTGCAGTCATGCCCAAAGATCACGATCTGGTGCGGGAGATTGCCCAAAAGACAGAAGACTTCGTTTTAATCTTTTTACTCCCCGTCTTTTTTGCCTACAGCGGGATCAGAACCCAAATTGGTTTGCTCAACCGCCCGGAATTATGGCTGTTGTGTTTATTGGTTCTAGTAGTGGCGATCGCGGGAAAGTACATCGGTACTTATGTAGCGGCGCGTGTCAGTGGCATCGATAAGCGGGAAGCATCAGCCTTGGGTTGGTTGATGAATACCCGTGGCTTGACAGAGTTGATCGTCCTTAACATTGGTTTGAGTCTAGGCGTGATCTCGCCTTTACTATTTACCATGTTGGTGATTATGGCATTGGTGACAACGTTTATGACCTCACCATTGCTGGAATGGACGTATCCAAAACGACTGATTAAATTAGATTTGGTAGAACCAGAACCACAACAAGCAGGTGATATAGAGCCTGTAACTCCAGCGTATAGAATTTTAGTCCCAGTAGCAAATCCCAGTACTCAACAAGGACTGTTGCAATTAGCAGCAGCGATCGCTGGCGGGCAATCGTCTGCTGCGATCGTCCATCCGCTCAGTTTGATCGAAATTGAAGAAGACTACGCCTTCCAAAGTACGCCAGAAGCCGCTGACAGGTTAATTCAAGAGCGCTACCAACAGCTAGAAGAATCGATCCAAACTCTAGAACCACCGTCAATTCGTTCTCTAATTCATCCCATCGTTCGCGTCAGCAACGACGTTGCTAGAGCTACAACCGAGATTGCCAAACTTGACAGCGTTAGTTTAATTGTCGTCGGTTGGCATCGTCCGGCTTTTAGTAACAATCGTTTAGGTGGACGTGTCGGTCAAATTCTCAGTCTTGCTCCAGTAGACGTAGCAGTATACATCGATCGCGGCAAACAAAACTTAGAATCGCTGCTAGTGCCTTATATTGGCAATATTCACGATGACCTAGCGTTAGTCATGGCTCTGCGCCTGCTAGCGAATTGCGACACGGCATCTTTGTCAGTGCTGCAAGCAACACCAGCAACACCAGCAACAAGCGAGTTCAGTTACGAGTTACGTAATGTTATGCAACAACTGCCCCAGAAAATGCGCGATCGCATTTCTATAATTCAACCAAAAGAAACTTCCGAACCGATTTTAGCAGTCGTAGAAGCATCAGCCCATGTCGATTTAACCATAGTTGGCATGAGTCGCGCCTGGGGAATCGAACGACAAACTCTTGGCAGATATACAGATGAATTAGCCATCCAGTGTCAATCTTCCCTGCTAATTGCCCGTCGCCACAGTCAAGTCAGTTCTCACCTTGATGTTATCAGTTATCAGTGA
- a CDS encoding prohibitin family protein, with amino-acid sequence MRNSDYLKTSLPFAGGIVLLIVAFIFRPFAIVNAGERGVMMQFGKVQEGILDEGLHLIMPFVTTVKNLSVRVQKNSFNADAASKDLQKVTTELAVNWHIDPAQVNKIFQRVGDEERIVDGIITPAVSEVLKAATAKKTAEEIITKRTELKAEIDEALKSRLGDYGVMVDDVSLVNFSFSPEFSKAIESKQIAEQEAKQADFVALKATKEAQAEVNRAKGQAEAQRLQRLTLTPEILQKQAIEKWDGRFPTVMSGNSSLPLININPADLNNKK; translated from the coding sequence ATGAGAAACAGCGATTATCTTAAAACAAGTTTACCTTTTGCTGGCGGGATCGTTCTATTGATCGTGGCATTTATCTTTCGCCCTTTTGCGATCGTTAATGCAGGAGAAAGAGGTGTAATGATGCAATTTGGCAAAGTTCAAGAGGGGATTTTAGATGAAGGATTGCACCTAATTATGCCTTTTGTCACCACAGTTAAAAATTTGAGCGTGCGGGTTCAGAAAAATAGTTTTAATGCTGATGCTGCTTCTAAAGACTTGCAAAAAGTTACCACGGAATTAGCTGTTAACTGGCACATCGATCCCGCGCAAGTCAATAAAATTTTTCAACGAGTCGGAGATGAAGAACGAATCGTTGACGGTATCATCACCCCAGCCGTCTCTGAAGTTCTCAAAGCGGCAACTGCAAAAAAAACTGCGGAAGAAATTATTACCAAAAGAACAGAATTGAAGGCAGAAATTGACGAGGCTCTAAAATCTCGTTTAGGAGATTATGGAGTCATGGTAGACGACGTTTCTCTAGTGAATTTTTCCTTCTCGCCAGAGTTTAGTAAAGCTATTGAGTCAAAACAAATTGCCGAACAAGAAGCCAAGCAAGCCGATTTTGTTGCCTTAAAAGCGACAAAAGAAGCACAAGCAGAAGTTAACCGCGCTAAAGGACAAGCAGAAGCGCAAAGATTGCAGCGACTCACTTTGACTCCAGAAATATTGCAAAAACAAGCAATTGAAAAATGGGATGGGCGTTTTCCTACAGTCATGAGCGGCAACAGTAGTCTACCTTTAATAAATATCAATCCTGCCGATCTAAATAATAAAAAATAA